From the genome of Silvibacterium dinghuense:
CAGCCAGCAGTCGATGCACTTCATAGGCATTGGAGACGATTGGACCTGGTCCGTCCTCCGAGGACAGCGATCCGAGCACGCTGGCGATGGGCACATGCGTCACCACGATCACAGGTGTGGTGGCAGGCGTGGTGGCGAGATCATCCTTGAGCCAACCCAACTGTGCGCCATCGAAATGTGGATGGAAGATCTTGTAGTACTCGATACCGATTGAGTCGAGCACAATGAAGTGCCAGCCCTTGTAATCGAACGAGTAGTACCGCTTGCCGAAATTGTCCTCGTACAGCTTCTTGCCGTACTCCAGATCTCCGGGTTCGACCGGGCTCCGTTGATTGATGCCCACCACGTCATGATTGCCGACCACGTGGTAAACCTTGCCGTTCAGCTCCGATTCGGTCTGCTTATAAAGCTTGAAGAGCCTGTGAGCGCGGTCCAGGCCCTGCTCACAGACATCGAAGACCTGGTCTCCACCTGCGATGCAGAACTCTGGGTGAGCTTCGTTAATCTGGTGGAAACACTTGGCGCAGCCTTGAGCTGCGCCAAGCTCAGGCTGCAGGTGAGTATCAGTGAAATAGACGAAATCGAAATCGCGCGTCGTATCTGTTTTGGGCAGGATGTCCTGTTGCAGATAGGGAACACCAATGAGCTTGCCCGCTGGTGCCAATGAGAGTGCGAATGCGCTCTGCAGAAAATTACGTCGAAGCATGGAGGGGCCTCTGAGTGTTACAGGGTCGTGAAAGGGAGCGTCAGCACACAGTTTGCGAGTGCTGTCATCCGGCTCTTCACGATGCCGACTGTAAAGTTGGTGCTCCTCCCTGCGCATAAAGGAGCTCTAAAAAACCTCCAAATAAAATCCAAATGTTTGTTTGTGGACGCGAAAGTGCTTTGCTGTGAGCGAGCGTGACAGGTGCTGTCTTCTTGTTAACAACGCTTTCACCGGGAATTCTTATGCTCACAGAAAGGCCACTTCGGGCTTCGGGTAGTTGCAATGTCGAATCAGACCGTAGAGGCTCGATCGCCTGAGGCGACGAAAAGAGAAATCTACTTTTTCGGAGGACATCGCCTTGAGGTGAAAGAGCGGCGGCTGTGGCAGGGAGATGTACCTGTTCCGCTCTCACCGAAGGCTTTTGACCTGCTTGTAGTCATGCTCCAGTCTGCCGGCAGACTGCTGGAGAAGGACTATCTGATTCGGACGGTATGGCCGGATAGTTATGTGCAGGATGCCAATCTAAGTGTGCATATTGCCAGCATACGCAAGGCGCTTGGTAGCACCTCTGCTACCGCCCAGTTCATAGAGACCATTCCTAAGGTTGGTTACCGGTTTGTTGCTCCGGTGTCGAGTGCATGCGATGCTCACAGGGCGCTTGCGCCAGCGCCT
Proteins encoded in this window:
- a CDS encoding metallophosphoesterase family protein, which codes for MLRRNFLQSAFALSLAPAGKLIGVPYLQQDILPKTDTTRDFDFVYFTDTHLQPELGAAQGCAKCFHQINEAHPEFCIAGGDQVFDVCEQGLDRAHRLFKLYKQTESELNGKVYHVVGNHDVVGINQRSPVEPGDLEYGKKLYEDNFGKRYYSFDYKGWHFIVLDSIGIEYYKIFHPHFDGAQLGWLKDDLATTPATTPVIVVTHVPIASVLGSLSSEDGPGPIVSNAYEVHRLLAGHNVKLVLQGHLHVWERSHYAGTDYIIGGAVCGEWWKGKMEDGSSEGYTLCQVRGGEVFTSYVTYPWRAADHTS